A genomic segment from Glycine max cultivar Williams 82 chromosome 1, Glycine_max_v4.0, whole genome shotgun sequence encodes:
- the LOC113002197 gene encoding uncharacterized protein, with the protein MVVTESGPMFLKAIDCSNEIKDKDFIAKHMREVIMEVGHSNVVQIVTDNAVVCKAVGLIIEAELPSIYWTPCVVHTLNLALKNICAVKNTEKNNVVYEECSWITQIADDAMFVKNFVMSHSMRLSIFNSLKLLSIALTRFASTIVMLKIFKQLKKRLQEMVISDQWSSYKEDDVAKAKFVKDTFLDDKWWDKVDYILSFTSPIYDVLRRTDTEASSLHLVYEMWDSMIEKVKNAIYQYERKEESEGSTFYEVVHSILIDCWTKSSTPLHCLAHSLNPRYYSHEWLSEDSNRVPPHQDMELTHERLKYFKRFFLDVDVRRKVNIEFANFLDGREGFDDLDSLNDRGQMDSKAWWLVHGINAPILQKVALKLLVQPCSSSCCERNWSTYSFIHYLKRNKMAPHRAEDLVFVHSNLQLLSRNTPQYHQEETKMWDVAGNDFGSLDDCGILEIARLSLDEPELESVFFNNDC; encoded by the exons ATGGTTGTCACGGAGAGTGGACCTATGTTTTTAAAGGCCATCGATTGTTCAAATGAGATCAAAGATAAGGATTTCATTGCCAAACATATGAGGGAGGTAATTATGGAGGTTGGACACTCAAATGTTGTACAAATAGTGACGGATAATGCAGTCGTTTGTAAAGCAGTAGGTTTAATAATTGAGGCTGAGTTACCTTCCATCTATTGGACTCCGTGTGTTGTCCATACATTAAATCttgctttgaagaacatatgtgCAGTCAAGaatacagaaaaaaataatgttgtttatgAAGAATGTTCTTGGATCACCCAAATTGCGGATGATGCAATGTTTGTGAAAAACTTTGTCATGAGTCACTCTATGAGACtatcaattttcaattcattGAAATTGCTATCCATTGCTCTAACAAGATTTGCCTCCACTATTGTAATGCTCAAGATATTCAAGCAATTGAAGAAAAGACTACAAGAGATGGTCATTAGTGACCAATGGTCTTCTTATAAGGAAGATGATGTTGCAAAGGCTAAATTTGTGAAAGATACTTTTTTGGATGATAAATGGTGGGATAAGGTTGattatattctttctttcactaGCCCTATCTATGATGTCCTTAGAAGAACTGATACGGAAGCTTCATCTCTCCATCTAGTATATGAGATGTGGGATTCAATGATTGAAAAGGTGAAGAATGCCATATATCAATATGAGAGAAAGGAGGAGAGTGAAGGATCAACCTTTTATGAGGTAGTGCACTCTATATTAATTGACTGTTGGACTAAGAGTAGCACTCCTCTCCATTGTTTAGCTCATTCCTTAAATCCTAG ATATTATAGTCATGAATGGCTAAGTGAAGATTCTAATCGAGTTCCTCCACATCAAGACATGGAACTCACTCATGAAAGATTAAAATACTTCAAGAGATTCTTCCTTGATGTGGATGTAAGGAGGAAAGTGAATATTGAGTTTGCCAACTTCTTGGATGGAAGAGAAGGTTTTGatgatcttgattctttaaaTGATAGAGGTCAAATGGATTCAAAAGCTTGGTGGCTAGTTCATGGCATTAATGCTCCAATACTTCAAAAGGTTGCCCTTAAGCTACTTGTGCAACCTTGTTCATCTTCATGTTGTGAAAGGAATTGGAGTACATATTCATTTATCCATTAtttaaagagaaacaagatgGCACCACATAGAGCTGAAGATTTAGTATTTGTTCATAGCAACCTACAACTTCTCTCAAGGAATACTCCACAATATCATCAAGAGGAAACTAAAATGTGGGATGTAGCTGGAAATGATTTTGGATCACTTGATGATTGTGGTATTCTTGAAATTGCTAGGTTGTCTTTAGATGAACCAGAGTTAGAGAGTGTCTTTTTCAATAATGATTGCTAG